From the genome of Aspergillus chevalieri M1 DNA, chromosome 8, nearly complete sequence, one region includes:
- a CDS encoding cytochrome P450 (COG:Q;~EggNog:ENOG410PM5U;~InterPro:IPR001128,IPR002403,IPR017972,IPR036396;~go_function: GO:0004497 - monooxygenase activity [Evidence IEA];~go_function: GO:0005506 - iron ion binding [Evidence IEA];~go_function: GO:0016705 - oxidoreductase activity, acting on paired donors, with incorporation or reduction of molecular oxygen [Evidence IEA];~go_function: GO:0020037 - heme binding [Evidence IEA];~go_process: GO:0055114 - oxidation-reduction process [Evidence IEA]) yields the protein MGAYYGAHPHSAPVVSPTTENQPVPQYNDAIEWFEQDFAATRDGRYDPAVAQLILAQAAIETTTELLTQVILDLAQHAELAEALREEVARVIQEGGWRKSSLYEMKLLDSVLKESQRLKPLAMTSMHRLVLEEMTLSDGTRLPKGSVNGVSADRMWDPSVHENPTQFDGFRFQRMRDQPGGSANQAHLVSTSVDHLAFGHGKHACAGRFFVAHEAKIALTHLLLKYNWKLAPTSANAKPMEFGLVLQANPKAKISIRERSRDIQGPLLA from the exons ATGGGAG CCTATTATGGCGCCCACCCACATTCCGCCCCCGTCGTTTCACCTACAACCGAGAACCAGCCAGTGCCTCAATATAACGACGCCATTGAGTGGTTTGAGCAAGACTTTGCGGCCACGCGGGACGGTCGATATGACCCAGCCGTGGCACAGCTCATCCTGGCTCAGGCGGCAATTGAGACGACCACCGAGCTTCTGACGCAGGTGATTCTTGACCTGGCACAACATGCTGAGCTGGCCGAGGCCCTGCGGGAGGAGGTCGCCCGGGTCATCCAGGAGGGAGGTTGGCGCAAGTCGTCGCTCTACGAAATGAAGTTGCTGGACAGTGTGCTGAAAGAGAGTCAGCGTCTCAAGCCGCTAGCCATGA CATCAATGCATCGACTTGTCCTCGAGGAAATGACCTTATCCGACGGGACTCGTCTACCCAAAGGAAGTGTCAACGGGGTGTCCGCAGATCGCATGTGGGACCCCAGTGTTCACGAGAATCCGACGCAGTTCGACGGGTTCCGATTTCAGCGCATGCGTGATCAACCCGGTGGCAGCGCCAACCAGGCGCACCTGGTCAGCACGAGTGTGGACCATCTGGCCTTCGGCCATGGAAAACACGCATGTGCCGGTCGCTTCTTCGTTGCCCATGAGGCCAAAATCGCACTGACCCATCTATTGCTCAAGTACAACTGGAAGCTTGCCCCCACTTCCGCCAATGCGAAACCCATGGAATTTGGACTCGTGCTGCAGGCGAATCCGAAAGCCAAGATTTCTATTCGAGAACGCTCGAGGGATATCCAGGGGCCCCTCCTAGCTTGA